A region from the Aegilops tauschii subsp. strangulata cultivar AL8/78 chromosome 5, Aet v6.0, whole genome shotgun sequence genome encodes:
- the LOC109750666 gene encoding uncharacterized protein isoform X1, protein MAPAARLRLLASCRLFSALIGTVPRCRRGLRGLSTLSSTLGSGAGEDEIERIRREFEDAKRNYLSIPAAIKDMPKMDPQGIYVNKNVKLDDLQVYGFDYDYTLSHYSDHLQCLIYDLAKKHLVNELKYPESCLQYDYDSSFPVRGLYYDKLKGCLLKLDFFGSIEPDGCFFGRRKLSSTEIKELYGTRHIGRDQARQLVGLMDVFCFSEACLIADIVQHFVDAKLEFDAPYVYEDVNQAIQHVHRSGLVHRKVLSEPQKFLLKNSQVFRFLKTLREKGKKLFLLTNSPFYFVDGGMSYLLEDQHFDGNSWRELFDVVIAQANKPSFYNSDHPFRVYDTEKDTLAFTAVDKFLPNEVYYHGCLKSFLQITKWRGPEVIYFGDHLFSDLRGPSKAGWRTAAVIRELEDEIGIQNGDSYRFQQAKLGIIHDLLGKVHATVVSTEKGQVYRTLLDELNAERRQCRSGMRDLFNSSFGATFLTDTGKESSFAYHIHQYADIYTSKLENFLSYAPESWLHPPHDIKIMPHNAKVPASLFSTS, encoded by the exons ATGGCGCCGGCCGCGCGTCTCCGCCTCCTCGCCTCATGCCGCCTCTTCTCGGCGCTTATCGGGACGGTGCCGCGGTGCCGGCGAG GTCTCCGAGGCCTGAGCACGCTCTCCTCGACGCTggggtcgggcgccggcgaggacgAGATCGAGCGCATCCGCCGCGAGTTCGAGGACGCCAAGCGCAACTACCTCAGCATCCCGGCCGCCATCAAGGACATGCCCAAGATGGACCCGCAAG GCATTTATGTGAACAAGAACGTCAAGCTGGATGACCTGCAAGTCTATGGGTTTGACTATGACTACACTCTGTCCCACTACTCCGACCACCTGCAGTGCTTGATCTATGATCTCGCCAAGAAGCACTTGGTCAATGAG CTGAAGTATCCAGAGAGTTGCTTGCAGTACGACTACGACAGTAGCTTTCCTGTCAGGGGCCTTTACTATGACAAACTAAAAGGGTGCCTTCTGAAGCTTGATTTCTTCGGTTCTATTGAACCCGATGGCTGCTTCTTTGGAAGACGAAAG CTAAGTTCAACTGAGATAAAAGAACTCTACGGCACAAGACATATCGGAAGAGATCAAGCTCGTCAGCTTGTTGGGCTGATGGATGTCTTCTGTTTTAGCGAG GCATGCCTCATTGCAGATATTGTTCAGCACTTCGTAGATGCCAAGCTGGAGTTTGATGCTCCTTATGTATACGAGGATGTAAACCAAGCGATTCAGCATGTCCACAGAAGTGGTTTAGTTCACAGAAAAGTTCTTTCAGAGCCTCAGAAATTTCTGTTAAAAAAT AGCCAGGTGTTTCGTTTCTTAAAGACCCTACGAGAGAAGGGGAAAAAGCTGTTTCTTCTTACCAACTCACCTTTCTACTTTGTGGATGGAGGGATGAGTTATTTGCTAGAG GACCAGCATTTTGATGGGAATTCCTGGAGGGAGCTTTTTGACGTTGTGATTGCGCAGGCAAATAAACCAAGTTTCTATAATTCAGACCACCCATTCAG GGTGTATGACACTGAAAAGGACACCTTAGCATTTACTGCAGTTGACAAGTTTCTGCCAAATGAAGTCTATTACCATGGATGTTTAAAATCCTTTCTGCAGATTACAAAGTGGAGAGGCCCAGAG GTGATATACTTTGGTGATCATCTTTTCAGCGACTTGAGAGGGCCTTCCAAAGCTGGTTGGCGAACAGCTGCCGTAATTCGTGAACTTGAG GATGAAATAGGAATCCAGAATGGTGACAGCTACCGGTTCCAACAG GCAAAATTAGGTATAATACATGATCTACTTGGGAAGGTTCATGCAACTGTGGTTAGCACCGAGAAAGGCCAAGTTTACAGAACATTGCTTGATGAGTTGAATGCAGAAAGGCGTCAATGTCGATCTGGCATGCGAGATCTGTTTAATAGTTCTTTTGGTGCAACATTCCTTACAGACACAGGAAAGGAATCATCATTTGCCTATCACATTCATCAATATGCAGATATCTACACCAGCAAGCTCGAGAACTTCTTGTCATATGCCCCTGAATCATGGCTTCATCCACCTCACGACATAAAGATCATGCCACATAATGCAAAG GTGCCAGCGAGTTTGTTCAGCACCTCATAG
- the LOC109750666 gene encoding uncharacterized protein isoform X2 produces the protein MAPAARLRLLASCRLFSALIGTVPRCRRGQPARHRALAFSPFDVMPLRGMRLYNPVTGCSLLVPGLRGLSTLSSTLGSGAGEDEIERIRREFEDAKRNYLSIPAAIKDMPKMDPQGIYVNKNVKLDDLQVYGFDYDYTLSHYSDHLQCLIYDLAKKHLVNELKYPESCLQYDYDSSFPVRGLYYDKLKGCLLKLDFFGSIEPDGCFFGRRKLSSTEIKELYGTRHIGRDQARQLVGLMDVFCFSESQVFRFLKTLREKGKKLFLLTNSPFYFVDGGMSYLLEDQHFDGNSWRELFDVVIAQANKPSFYNSDHPFRVYDTEKDTLAFTAVDKFLPNEVYYHGCLKSFLQITKWRGPEVIYFGDHLFSDLRGPSKAGWRTAAVIRELEDEIGIQNGDSYRFQQAKLGIIHDLLGKVHATVVSTEKGQVYRTLLDELNAERRQCRSGMRDLFNSSFGATFLTDTGKESSFAYHIHQYADIYTSKLENFLSYAPESWLHPPHDIKIMPHNAKVPASLFSTS, from the exons ATGGCGCCGGCCGCGCGTCTCCGCCTCCTCGCCTCATGCCGCCTCTTCTCGGCGCTTATCGGGACGGTGCCGCGGTGCCGGCGAGGTCAGCCTGCCCGTCACCGCGCTCTTGCCTTCAGCCCGTTCGACGTAATGCCGCTCCGCGGGATGAGGCTTTACAACCCGGTGACTGGGTGTTCTCTTCTTGTTCCAGGTCTCCGAGGCCTGAGCACGCTCTCCTCGACGCTggggtcgggcgccggcgaggacgAGATCGAGCGCATCCGCCGCGAGTTCGAGGACGCCAAGCGCAACTACCTCAGCATCCCGGCCGCCATCAAGGACATGCCCAAGATGGACCCGCAAG GCATTTATGTGAACAAGAACGTCAAGCTGGATGACCTGCAAGTCTATGGGTTTGACTATGACTACACTCTGTCCCACTACTCCGACCACCTGCAGTGCTTGATCTATGATCTCGCCAAGAAGCACTTGGTCAATGAG CTGAAGTATCCAGAGAGTTGCTTGCAGTACGACTACGACAGTAGCTTTCCTGTCAGGGGCCTTTACTATGACAAACTAAAAGGGTGCCTTCTGAAGCTTGATTTCTTCGGTTCTATTGAACCCGATGGCTGCTTCTTTGGAAGACGAAAG CTAAGTTCAACTGAGATAAAAGAACTCTACGGCACAAGACATATCGGAAGAGATCAAGCTCGTCAGCTTGTTGGGCTGATGGATGTCTTCTGTTTTAGCGAG AGCCAGGTGTTTCGTTTCTTAAAGACCCTACGAGAGAAGGGGAAAAAGCTGTTTCTTCTTACCAACTCACCTTTCTACTTTGTGGATGGAGGGATGAGTTATTTGCTAGAG GACCAGCATTTTGATGGGAATTCCTGGAGGGAGCTTTTTGACGTTGTGATTGCGCAGGCAAATAAACCAAGTTTCTATAATTCAGACCACCCATTCAG GGTGTATGACACTGAAAAGGACACCTTAGCATTTACTGCAGTTGACAAGTTTCTGCCAAATGAAGTCTATTACCATGGATGTTTAAAATCCTTTCTGCAGATTACAAAGTGGAGAGGCCCAGAG GTGATATACTTTGGTGATCATCTTTTCAGCGACTTGAGAGGGCCTTCCAAAGCTGGTTGGCGAACAGCTGCCGTAATTCGTGAACTTGAG GATGAAATAGGAATCCAGAATGGTGACAGCTACCGGTTCCAACAG GCAAAATTAGGTATAATACATGATCTACTTGGGAAGGTTCATGCAACTGTGGTTAGCACCGAGAAAGGCCAAGTTTACAGAACATTGCTTGATGAGTTGAATGCAGAAAGGCGTCAATGTCGATCTGGCATGCGAGATCTGTTTAATAGTTCTTTTGGTGCAACATTCCTTACAGACACAGGAAAGGAATCATCATTTGCCTATCACATTCATCAATATGCAGATATCTACACCAGCAAGCTCGAGAACTTCTTGTCATATGCCCCTGAATCATGGCTTCATCCACCTCACGACATAAAGATCATGCCACATAATGCAAAG GTGCCAGCGAGTTTGTTCAGCACCTCATAG